The genomic DNA ATCCTCATTTACAGAGCAAATACAATTTTCCCAAACAGGTATATTAACTTCACAAGCTAAACTACGAATATTCTGAATAACTATTTGTTGCTGCTGATGCCCAAAAATAACTGCTTCCAGAATTTCATTTTCAGATAACATATTCGCTTCGGCTTCGACCATTAAAATTGACTTCTCTGTTCCTGACACTATTAAATCTAAATTGCTTGATTTAATTTGTTCCATGTTAGGGTTTAATATATATTTATCATCTACATAACCCACTCTAGCAGCACCAATAGGACCACAAAATGGTAATCCAGATATACTTAATACTGCAGATGCACCGATCATTGCAACTATATCGGGATTAACTTGAGGATTAACAGAAACAACTGTCGCAATAATTTGTATTTCGTTAAAAAATCCTTTTGGAAACAAAGGACGAATAGGGCGATCGATCAAACGAGAAATTAATATCTCGTTTTCACTTGGTCTTCCTTCACGACGAAAAAAACCACCAGGTATGCGACCTGCAGCATATGTCCTTTCTTGATAATTTATCGTAAGTGGAAAAAACTTTTGATCTGGCAATGATTTCTTTTGACCAACAACAGTTACAAAAACCATAGTATCATCCATACTAGCCATTACAGCTGCAGTGGCTTGTCTTGCCATTATACCTGTTTCTAATGTAACAGTATGTTGACCATATTGAAATTTACGTACAATGGGATTTAGCAAAATAACATCCTTAATATATTACAGTTGACAACATCTATTAAATATAAATTAGGAATTGTATATTATTTGTTTTAAATAAAAATATAAAAGTTGCAATAAATAAATAAAATTATAAAAACTTTAAAATGCTTAACAAACATTATTAAATCAATTTAAATAATTTGTATTCGAATTTTTAAAAAGGGCAATAGCCCTTTTAAATACAACTTTTTAATAATTTTTTAAAATCATAAAAAATGAACTTTAATTTGTTAGTTAACGACGTAATTTTAATTGGTCAATTATATTAGTGTAACGTAATACATTTTTATTTCTTAGATAACTTAGTAATTTTCGACGATGTGATACCATATTTAACAAACCACGTCGACTACAATGATCTTTTTTGTGAATAGTAAAATGTTTTTGTAAACAATTAATTCTATTTGTTAATAAAGCGATTTGTACTTCAGATCTTCCGCTATCTCTTTTATTAATGCCAAATTTTTTTATTAACTCGTCTTTTTTAACGATGTTTAGAAGCATTTTATCATACTCCATGCTATTTTTTATTAATAGTAAAATTCCACATATTGACATGCAACTTTAGCACTTTGTTATGGTACTATCATATAGTTTTTATAGCAAATAACTTATTTATTAGGTATCTAAAATTAAACGATAAGGCAATAATTCTTGACTCGAATTAATTCTTCCTATTCCAATAAATCGCCTGTTTTTACCTTCTGTTATACGAAAAAACACACTGCTTAACTTACAAAAAACTTTTATTTTTTCTCCATTTTTTATTTTATAAGACTCATGAGTAGATATGTTTATTTCTGGGAAAATAGACACAGGAGTATCTAAAGATATTAAAAATTTAGATAGTTCTTTAAAAAATGATTTAAAACTACATGAATTTAACGATTGAAGTTTATTAATAGTTATCATTTTAGAAATAGGATAATTACCAACTCGTAGTCTCCTTAATTCAATTACATGTGCTCCACAGCCTAAATTTTCCCCTATATCTTCTATTAAAGTTCTAATATAAGTTCCTTTAGAACATGTGATTTCTAACTCTAAAAAAAAATTATAATAATTAATATATTTTAATTTATAAATAGTAATTTTACGACTTTTTCTGGGCACAGAAATGCCTTTTCTGGCATATTTATATAATGGTTTACCTTTATATTTTATTGCAGAATACATTGAAGGAATTTGATGAATATCACCTTGAAAAGAATTCAAAATATTCATTAATTTCAAAAATGAAAAATTTACCATTCTAATTTTAATAATTTTACCTTCAGAATCTGATGTAGTTGTCGTTTGTCCAAGACGAGCAATGACGCGATAACATTTATCAATATTAATTAAAAATTGAGAAAATTTTGTAGCTTCTCCACAACAAATCGGTAACATTCCCGTAGCTATAGGATCTAAAGATCCTGTATGTCCGGCTTTTTTTATGTTTAAAATTTTTTTTACTTTTTGTAAAATGTTATTTGATGAACAATTGCTTGGTTTATCTACTAATAATATACCATTTATTACTTTAATCTTGTTTAAACACATTTAACTATCCCTGTTGATTAAACTATTTTTTTGCGATTTATATAGAAAAGATTGGTTGATCAAAGAACTTATTTTCATACCTTTAATTAATGAATCATCATAAACAAAGTTTAAAATAGGAACAATACGCAAACGAACTTTTTTTGATAATAAAAATCTTATATATTTTGAAGATTTACGTAATATTAACAATATATC from Buchnera aphidicola (Melaphis rhois) includes the following:
- the rbfA gene encoding 30S ribosome-binding factor RbfA produces the protein MLQYNRGFRVSKELQKAISWIICNSLSDPRLKVLITVLEVQISRDFKYSKIYISIFESCTTLSSKDILLILRKSSKYIRFLLSKKVRLRIVPILNFVYDDSLIKGMKISSLINQSFLYKSQKNSLINRDS
- the truB gene encoding tRNA pseudouridine(55) synthase TruB, which translates into the protein MCLNKIKVINGILLVDKPSNCSSNNILQKVKKILNIKKAGHTGSLDPIATGMLPICCGEATKFSQFLINIDKCYRVIARLGQTTTTSDSEGKIIKIRMVNFSFLKLMNILNSFQGDIHQIPSMYSAIKYKGKPLYKYARKGISVPRKSRKITIYKLKYINYYNFFLELEITCSKGTYIRTLIEDIGENLGCGAHVIELRRLRVGNYPISKMITINKLQSLNSCSFKSFFKELSKFLISLDTPVSIFPEINISTHESYKIKNGEKIKVFCKLSSVFFRITEGKNRRFIGIGRINSSQELLPYRLILDT
- the rpsO gene encoding 30S ribosomal protein S15, with product MLLNIVKKDELIKKFGINKRDSGRSEVQIALLTNRINCLQKHFTIHKKDHCSRRGLLNMVSHRRKLLSYLRNKNVLRYTNIIDQLKLRR